Proteins encoded by one window of Calidifontibacter indicus:
- a CDS encoding HNH endonuclease family protein gives MKIDLHRIPIREVVKGYSDDGEGGVRGYDDKLNIRPPYQREFVYDDKKREAVIQTILKRFPLNVMYWAVNGDGTFEVLDGQQRTISLCQYVAGDFSVQIDGRPMAFHNLTPPQKDAILNYELMVYFCEGDDKERLDWFETINIAGEKLTDQELRNAVYTGPWLSHAKSIFSKTNGPAYGLASKYVAGSPTRQELLEKALKWKSGGKVAEYMSLHQHDQNANELWSYFRAVVQWVQDTFTTYRREMKSVEWGPLYDQYHRQQFDTAELERRTVELIKDPDVTKNRGIYTYLLTGDPRHLSIRQFDARERQAAYERQDHRCANGAHCKTLGNDQGQMTFTIEQMEGDHITPWSKGGKTTAENCQMLCIPCNRDKRGQ, from the coding sequence ATGAAGATTGACCTTCACCGCATCCCAATCCGTGAGGTCGTGAAGGGCTACTCCGATGACGGCGAGGGTGGCGTGCGCGGCTATGACGACAAGCTCAACATTCGCCCGCCATACCAACGCGAGTTCGTCTATGACGACAAGAAGCGCGAGGCGGTCATCCAGACCATCCTCAAGAGGTTCCCCCTGAACGTCATGTACTGGGCAGTCAACGGCGACGGCACGTTCGAGGTGCTCGACGGCCAGCAACGCACGATCTCACTGTGCCAGTACGTTGCCGGTGATTTCTCGGTGCAGATCGACGGCCGACCTATGGCCTTCCACAATCTGACACCGCCACAGAAGGACGCCATCCTGAACTACGAGTTGATGGTCTACTTCTGCGAGGGCGACGACAAGGAGCGCCTGGACTGGTTCGAGACGATCAACATCGCCGGGGAGAAGCTCACCGACCAGGAGCTCCGCAACGCGGTCTACACCGGTCCGTGGCTGAGCCATGCGAAGTCGATCTTCTCCAAGACAAACGGCCCGGCTTACGGGCTGGCCTCGAAGTACGTCGCGGGCTCCCCTACTCGACAGGAGCTGCTAGAGAAGGCGCTGAAGTGGAAATCGGGCGGCAAGGTCGCCGAGTACATGTCGCTTCACCAGCACGACCAGAACGCCAATGAGCTGTGGTCGTACTTCCGGGCGGTTGTGCAGTGGGTGCAGGACACCTTCACCACGTATCGGAGAGAGATGAAGTCGGTCGAGTGGGGGCCGCTGTACGACCAGTACCACCGCCAGCAGTTCGACACGGCAGAACTGGAGCGCCGGACCGTCGAACTCATCAAGGACCCGGATGTCACCAAGAATCGCGGCATCTACACGTACCTGCTCACCGGCGACCCGCGCCACCTGAGCATCCGGCAGTTCGACGCCCGCGAGAGACAGGCCGCTTATGAGCGGCAGGATCATCGCTGCGCCAACGGGGCCCACTGCAAGACACTCGGGAACGACCAGGGCCAGATGACGTTCACCATCGAACAGATGGAGGGCGACCACATCACGCCGTGGAGCAAGGGCGGAAAGACGACCGCCGAGAACTGCCAGATGCTCTGCATCCCGTGCAATCGGGACAAGCGCGGCCAGTGA
- a CDS encoding recombinase family protein encodes MPGQIVGYVRVSSTSQNLDRQLAAIGDVEELFTDHVSGGSRQDRAGLADAVRHLRRGDTLRVSSMDRLARSLVDLEQLVDELTGRGVTIEFVKERLTFAPGSDDPFATFQRQLIGAVAELERSLIRERQREGIELAKQRGAYKGRARKLDDDQVQLARKMAVAGEPKAKIARDLGCSRRVLHDAIAGIGAYASTPRPRPELTGAQEVELPL; translated from the coding sequence ATGCCGGGTCAAATCGTTGGGTACGTCCGCGTCTCGTCCACATCACAGAACCTCGATCGCCAGCTCGCCGCGATCGGCGACGTCGAAGAGCTGTTCACCGACCACGTGTCCGGCGGCAGCCGACAGGACCGCGCCGGCCTAGCCGACGCGGTGCGACACCTCCGCCGCGGGGACACTCTCCGCGTCTCCTCGATGGATCGGCTCGCGCGATCCCTCGTCGACCTGGAGCAGCTCGTCGACGAACTCACCGGCCGCGGCGTGACGATCGAGTTCGTGAAAGAGCGGCTGACGTTCGCTCCCGGATCAGACGATCCGTTCGCGACCTTCCAGCGCCAACTCATCGGCGCGGTCGCCGAACTCGAGCGGTCCTTGATCCGGGAGCGGCAACGCGAAGGAATCGAGCTGGCCAAGCAGCGCGGGGCGTACAAAGGTCGAGCCCGCAAGCTCGACGACGACCAGGTGCAGCTCGCCCGCAAGATGGCCGTCGCCGGCGAACCCAAAGCGAAGATCGCACGCGACCTCGGTTGCTCCCGGCGCGTGCTCCACGACGCAATCGCCGGGATAGGGGCCTACGCGAGCACGCCTCGTCCTAGGCCAGAGCTGACTGGTGCGCAGGAAGTTGAACTGCCTCTGTAG